A section of the Saccharopolyspora gregorii genome encodes:
- a CDS encoding TetR/AcrR family transcriptional regulator, whose product MTGAKGGRAQHLPLAVRKELVLDAALRVTAREGDAVSMDAVAAEAGVAKTVLYRCWNNRDTMLHALDERESRRFTEQLATALDAARAEPDPANALRDVLIAYYTAVRDAPESYRLLYGTQVRADRARAVQGSRARAVERLTPVLRDWLGDTAPEGDRRAGVLAALAVGAAESGARLLLDADADWTPAELADSVSTLFSGGVPGFRG is encoded by the coding sequence ATGACCGGCGCCAAGGGGGGACGCGCGCAGCACCTGCCGCTCGCCGTCCGCAAGGAACTCGTGCTCGACGCCGCGCTGCGCGTGACCGCGCGCGAGGGGGACGCCGTGTCCATGGACGCCGTCGCCGCCGAAGCCGGAGTCGCCAAGACCGTGCTCTACCGGTGCTGGAACAACCGCGACACCATGCTGCACGCCCTCGACGAGCGGGAAAGCCGCCGGTTCACCGAACAGCTCGCCACCGCACTCGACGCCGCCCGCGCCGAGCCGGACCCGGCGAACGCGCTGCGCGACGTGCTCATCGCCTACTACACCGCCGTCCGCGACGCGCCGGAGAGCTACCGGCTGCTGTACGGGACCCAGGTGCGGGCCGACCGGGCGCGCGCCGTGCAGGGCTCCCGGGCGCGGGCCGTCGAACGGCTCACCCCGGTGCTGCGCGACTGGCTCGGCGACACCGCGCCCGAGGGCGACCGCCGCGCCGGCGTGCTGGCGGCGCTCGCCGTCGGCGCCGCCGAATCCGGTGCCCGGCTGCTGCTCGACGCCGACGCCGACTGGACGCCCGCGGAGCTCGCCGACTCGGTGAGCACCTTGTTCTCCGGCGGGGTGCCCGGATTCCGGGGGTGA
- a CDS encoding acetoacetate decarboxylase family protein: protein MTTHQVGKVQMSEEGVAPADARPEFTFDEAKADLRRRQSPQADKYKNAKFLSATVPIDRDAANHVLPAGVKMDESSTATLFVVDYPWTNFNSTYHEAALFLNVKHGPFRAAHCPWIVVDDDTALIGGRDTLGFPKKMAEIDWAEHDDRVEAVVRRRGVDLIRITGRFGDEVDSVPPIFNQPFRNVIGTVGLSVPRLVTFSTVDHPLEQRAADVDLTIGGSYTDPLDTLISGPPLNAHYRRVNMRVGKLPLPVGLVSPTFLLRMHPMRDS from the coding sequence ATGACGACCCACCAGGTCGGCAAGGTCCAGATGTCCGAAGAAGGCGTCGCCCCCGCCGACGCCCGCCCGGAGTTCACCTTCGACGAGGCCAAGGCCGACCTCCGCCGCAGGCAGAGCCCCCAGGCCGACAAGTACAAGAACGCGAAGTTCCTCTCCGCCACCGTCCCCATCGACCGCGACGCCGCGAACCACGTGCTGCCCGCCGGGGTCAAGATGGACGAGAGCAGCACCGCCACCCTGTTCGTCGTCGACTACCCGTGGACGAACTTCAACAGCACCTACCACGAAGCCGCGCTGTTCCTGAACGTCAAGCACGGCCCGTTCCGCGCCGCCCACTGCCCGTGGATCGTCGTCGACGACGACACCGCGCTCATCGGCGGTCGCGACACCCTCGGCTTCCCCAAGAAGATGGCCGAGATCGACTGGGCCGAGCACGACGACCGCGTCGAAGCCGTCGTGCGCCGCCGCGGCGTCGACCTCATCCGCATCACCGGCCGCTTCGGCGACGAGGTCGACTCGGTGCCGCCGATCTTCAACCAGCCGTTCCGCAACGTCATCGGCACCGTCGGGCTCTCCGTCCCCCGGCTCGTCACCTTCAGCACCGTCGACCACCCGCTGGAGCAGCGCGCCGCCGACGTCGACCTCACCATCGGCGGCTCCTACACCGACCCGCTCGACACCCTCATCTCCGGGCCGCCGCTGAACGCGCACTACCGCCGCGTCAACATGAGGGTCGGCAAGCTGCCGCTGCCGGTGGGACTGGTCTCGCCGACCTTCCTGCTGCGCATGCACCCGATGCGCGACAGCTGA
- a CDS encoding MFS transporter — protein MDRLPLIGTHRKATTAVGLGLFFDMYEIFLTPVLSTALVQEFQLSKAELPLVLASTFLGMFVGTLLLGRLADRIGRRRAFLLSLAVYSLFSLLGAFSTGPWMLAATRFVAGIGIGAEPPLADAYLSDLLPAKRRGRYIAWAYTVAFLGVPAAGFLAHWLVPAAPLGIAGWRWMFALGALGAVVVFLLRRGLPESPRWLAATGRQAEAEALVDEFEAQARATGAALPEPEPARTAPRPAGGLRDLVAAPYGKRTAMMAAFQVLQTVGYYGFGTMVPLVLAAKGYEITDTLLFSAVTYLGYPAGAALSLPFVERMERKHLVIASALGMMVLGLAFGLSASTVPIVAFGFLYTAVSNVFSNAFHIYQAEIFPTHIRATAASWTYSLSRLTTGAMPFVLVPLLHAQGAGVLFAVVAAAMIGVGVDIGLFGPRSTGRPLEDVSER, from the coding sequence ATGGATCGCCTCCCGCTGATCGGCACGCATCGGAAGGCCACCACCGCCGTCGGGCTGGGGCTCTTCTTCGACATGTACGAGATCTTCCTGACGCCGGTGCTCAGCACCGCCCTCGTGCAGGAGTTCCAGCTCAGCAAGGCCGAACTGCCGCTCGTGCTGGCCTCCACGTTCCTCGGCATGTTCGTCGGCACGCTGCTGCTCGGCAGGCTCGCCGACCGCATCGGGCGCCGCCGCGCGTTCTTGCTCAGCCTCGCCGTGTACTCGCTGTTCTCCCTGCTCGGCGCGTTCAGCACCGGGCCGTGGATGCTGGCCGCCACCCGGTTCGTCGCCGGCATCGGCATCGGCGCCGAACCACCGCTGGCGGACGCCTACCTCAGCGACCTGCTACCCGCGAAGCGCCGCGGCCGGTACATCGCCTGGGCCTACACCGTGGCGTTCCTCGGCGTGCCCGCCGCCGGGTTCCTCGCGCACTGGCTCGTCCCCGCCGCACCACTGGGCATCGCGGGCTGGCGCTGGATGTTCGCGCTCGGCGCGCTCGGCGCCGTCGTCGTGTTCCTGCTGCGGCGCGGGCTCCCCGAGTCACCGCGCTGGCTGGCCGCCACCGGCAGGCAGGCCGAGGCCGAAGCCCTCGTCGACGAGTTCGAAGCGCAGGCCCGCGCCACCGGAGCCGCACTGCCCGAGCCCGAACCCGCGCGCACCGCGCCCCGCCCGGCCGGTGGACTCCGCGACCTCGTCGCCGCCCCGTACGGGAAGCGCACCGCGATGATGGCCGCGTTCCAGGTGCTGCAGACCGTCGGCTACTACGGGTTCGGCACGATGGTGCCGCTGGTGCTCGCCGCGAAGGGCTACGAGATCACCGACACGCTGCTGTTCAGCGCGGTCACCTACCTCGGCTACCCGGCGGGTGCGGCGCTGTCGCTGCCGTTCGTGGAGCGGATGGAGCGCAAGCACCTGGTGATCGCCTCCGCGCTGGGCATGATGGTGCTGGGGCTGGCGTTCGGGCTGTCCGCCTCGACGGTGCCGATCGTGGCGTTCGGGTTCCTCTACACCGCGGTGAGCAACGTGTTCTCGAACGCGTTCCACATCTACCAGGCGGAGATCTTCCCGACGCACATCCGCGCGACCGCCGCGTCGTGGACCTACTCGCTGTCCCGGCTGACCACCGGTGCGATGCCGTTCGTGCTGGTGCCGCTGCTGCACGCGCAGGGCGCCGGGGTGCTGTTCGCGGTGGTCGCCGCCGCGATGATCGGGGTCGGCGTGGACATCGGCCTGTTCGGACCGCGCTCGACCGGGCGCCCCCTGGAAGACGTCAGCGAGCGGTAG
- a CDS encoding MFS transporter: MHRTTRITVALLFAAWTVDYVDRLLINVALPSIGEEFGLGHGERGLVVSAFFLTYALVQIPGGLLADRFGGVRVAAIALLLWSVCTGLTALAWSFASLVVLRLCFGAAQGLFPGASVSALSARSTPQQRLTANGWMQSSNAVGALLAAVVGAVLLSLWDWRVGFLVVAVLGLLVFAAVLRWMPEPMAPEVTGSARAGGGTARLLRSPVLWGFAVMFFAYDVVSWGIGTWTTSYLVEVRGLAIGEASLALIGPTLLGAAGTVLGGRLSDRLGGRPRRLVVPSMLVVGLLLPLLPRMPSVPLFVACVTVLGGVAGLAYLPCFSVPLRSLPAGLTGAAGGVIMFGGQLAGVLSPGVFGYVVEHGGYSAAFTALLVGPALAIAVVLVVPQTTERFRARFEPEPELATAR, from the coding sequence GTGCACCGGACGACCCGCATCACCGTGGCCCTGCTGTTCGCGGCCTGGACCGTGGACTACGTGGATCGGCTCCTCATCAACGTGGCGCTGCCGTCGATCGGCGAGGAGTTCGGCCTCGGACACGGGGAGCGCGGGCTGGTGGTGTCGGCGTTCTTCCTGACCTACGCCCTGGTGCAGATCCCGGGCGGGCTGCTCGCGGACCGCTTCGGCGGGGTGCGGGTGGCGGCGATCGCGCTGCTGCTGTGGTCGGTGTGCACCGGGTTGACCGCGCTGGCCTGGTCGTTCGCCTCGCTGGTGGTGCTGCGGCTGTGCTTCGGCGCCGCGCAGGGGCTGTTCCCCGGGGCGTCGGTCAGCGCGTTGAGCGCGCGCAGCACCCCGCAGCAGCGGCTCACCGCGAACGGGTGGATGCAGAGCTCGAACGCGGTGGGGGCGCTGCTGGCCGCCGTGGTGGGCGCGGTGCTGCTGTCGCTGTGGGACTGGCGGGTCGGGTTCCTGGTGGTGGCCGTGCTGGGGCTGCTGGTGTTCGCCGCGGTGCTGCGGTGGATGCCGGAGCCGATGGCCCCGGAGGTCACCGGGTCCGCGCGCGCCGGCGGTGGCACCGCGCGGTTGCTGCGCTCCCCGGTGCTGTGGGGGTTCGCGGTGATGTTCTTCGCCTACGACGTGGTGAGCTGGGGGATCGGCACCTGGACGACCTCGTACCTGGTCGAGGTGCGCGGCCTGGCGATCGGCGAGGCGAGCCTGGCGCTGATCGGCCCGACGCTGCTGGGGGCGGCCGGGACGGTGCTGGGCGGGCGGTTGTCGGACCGCCTCGGCGGGCGGCCGCGGCGGTTGGTGGTGCCGAGCATGCTGGTGGTGGGGCTGCTGCTGCCCCTGCTGCCGCGGATGCCGTCGGTGCCGCTGTTCGTGGCGTGCGTGACCGTGCTCGGCGGGGTGGCGGGGCTGGCGTACCTGCCGTGCTTCTCGGTGCCGCTGCGCAGCCTGCCCGCCGGGCTCACCGGCGCCGCCGGGGGAGTGATCATGTTCGGCGGGCAGCTGGCCGGGGTGCTCAGCCCCGGCGTGTTCGGCTACGTCGTGGAGCACGGCGGCTACTCCGCCGCGTTCACCGCGCTGCTGGTGGGGCCGGCGCTGGCGATCGCGGTGGTGCTGGTGGTGCCGCAGACCACCGAGCGGTTCCGGGCCCGGTTCGAGCCGGAGCCGGAGCTCGCTACCGCTCGCTGA
- a CDS encoding metal-sensitive transcriptional regulator: MHGYTQDKDEYAKRLRRIEGQVRGLAKMIEDDKYCIDVLTQISATTKALQSVALGLLDEHLKHCVAEALTEGGAAADAKVAEAAAAIARLVRS, encoded by the coding sequence ATGCACGGGTACACCCAGGACAAGGACGAGTACGCCAAACGGCTGCGCCGAATCGAGGGACAGGTCCGCGGCCTCGCCAAGATGATCGAGGACGACAAGTACTGCATCGATGTGCTCACCCAGATCAGCGCCACCACCAAAGCGCTGCAATCGGTCGCGCTGGGACTGCTCGACGAGCACCTCAAGCACTGCGTCGCCGAAGCGCTCACCGAAGGCGGTGCGGCCGCCGACGCCAAGGTCGCCGAGGCCGCCGCGGCGATCGCCCGGCTGGTCCGGTCCTGA
- a CDS encoding heavy-metal-associated domain-containing protein has protein sequence MSQSTYTVTGMTCGHCVSSVTEEISEIAGVSDVAVDLATGSVTVTSAEPLFDSAVRGAVEEAGYQLVTA, from the coding sequence ATGAGCCAGTCGACCTACACCGTCACCGGGATGACCTGCGGCCACTGCGTGAGCTCGGTGACCGAGGAGATCAGCGAGATCGCCGGCGTCTCCGACGTCGCCGTCGACCTCGCCACCGGATCGGTGACCGTGACCAGCGCCGAACCGCTGTTCGACAGCGCGGTCCGCGGCGCGGTCGAGGAGGCCGGTTACCAGCTGGTGACGGCGTGA
- a CDS encoding heavy metal translocating P-type ATPase: MSTATPAGTGRHVELIIGGMTCASCANRVERKLRKLDGVTATVNYATEKAAVTYPAELDRQRLIDQVEAAGYTASVPEPDETGDAAETTDLRDRLITSAVLAVPVIVLAMVPAFQFTYWQWVSLVLAAPVVVLGGSPFHRAAWTNLRHGAATMDTLVSLGTLAAFLWSLYALVLGTAGMPGMTHGFEFGTSPGGSGAGSIYLEVAAGVTTFLLAGRYFEARSKRRTGAALRALLELGAKDVAVLRDGREHRIPVDDLAVGDLFVVRPGEKIATDGTVDEGGSAIDSSMLTGESVPVEVGPGDGVVGATVNSGGWLVVRATRVGTDTQLAQMARLVEQAQTGKAAVQRLADRISAVFVPIVIGLALATLGGWLLAGGGADAAFTAAVAVLIIACPCALGLATPTALLVGTGRGAQLGVLIKGPEVLESTRRIDTVVLDKTGTVTTGQMSLSAVHLADGTDEQQVLRLAGAAEHGSEHPIARAIARGAADRVGELPVATDFGNVEGLGVRATVDGHQVSIGRLFDGELPAALRDAKTAAENAGRTAVVLAWDGAARAVLDVADTVKPSSAEAVRGLRDLGLRPVLLTGDNEAVARTVATEVGIDEVIAEVLPQDKAAVVSRLQGEGRAVAMVGDGINDAAALAQADLGLAMGTGTDVAIEASDLTLVRGDLRAAVDAIRLSRATLRTIKGNLFWAFAYNVAAIPLAAAGLLNPMIAGAAMAFSSAFVVANSLRLRRFHPTTHPPSE, translated from the coding sequence ATGAGCACTGCAACGCCGGCCGGCACCGGACGGCACGTCGAGCTGATCATCGGAGGCATGACCTGCGCCTCCTGCGCGAACCGGGTGGAGCGCAAGCTGCGCAAGCTCGACGGCGTCACCGCCACCGTCAACTACGCCACCGAGAAGGCCGCCGTCACCTACCCCGCCGAACTCGACCGGCAGCGGCTCATCGACCAGGTCGAAGCCGCCGGGTACACCGCCTCCGTTCCCGAACCGGACGAGACCGGCGACGCCGCCGAGACCACCGACCTGCGCGACCGGCTGATCACCTCCGCCGTGCTGGCGGTGCCGGTGATCGTGCTCGCGATGGTGCCCGCGTTCCAGTTCACCTACTGGCAGTGGGTGTCGCTGGTGCTCGCCGCGCCCGTCGTCGTCCTCGGCGGCTCCCCGTTCCACCGGGCGGCCTGGACCAACCTGCGCCACGGCGCCGCCACCATGGACACCCTCGTGTCCCTCGGCACGCTCGCCGCGTTCCTCTGGTCGCTGTACGCGCTCGTGCTCGGCACCGCCGGCATGCCCGGCATGACCCACGGGTTCGAATTCGGCACCAGCCCCGGCGGCAGCGGCGCCGGATCCATCTACCTGGAGGTCGCGGCCGGAGTCACCACGTTCCTCCTCGCCGGGCGCTACTTCGAAGCGCGCTCCAAGCGGCGCACCGGAGCAGCGCTGCGCGCCCTCCTGGAACTCGGCGCGAAGGACGTCGCCGTGCTGCGCGACGGGCGGGAGCACCGCATCCCCGTCGACGACCTCGCCGTCGGCGACCTGTTCGTGGTGCGGCCCGGCGAGAAGATCGCCACCGACGGGACCGTCGACGAAGGCGGCTCCGCCATCGACAGCTCCATGCTCACCGGCGAATCCGTGCCCGTCGAAGTGGGGCCCGGGGACGGGGTCGTCGGCGCCACGGTCAACTCCGGTGGATGGCTCGTGGTGCGCGCCACCCGCGTGGGGACGGACACCCAGCTCGCGCAGATGGCGCGGCTCGTCGAACAAGCCCAGACCGGCAAGGCCGCCGTGCAGCGGCTCGCCGACCGGATCTCCGCGGTGTTCGTGCCGATCGTCATCGGCCTCGCGCTCGCCACCCTCGGCGGATGGCTGCTCGCCGGTGGCGGTGCCGACGCCGCGTTCACCGCCGCCGTCGCCGTGCTCATCATCGCCTGCCCCTGCGCGCTCGGACTCGCCACCCCGACGGCGCTGCTCGTCGGCACGGGCCGCGGTGCCCAGCTCGGGGTGCTCATCAAGGGCCCCGAAGTGCTCGAATCGACGCGGCGCATCGACACCGTCGTGCTCGACAAGACCGGCACCGTCACCACCGGGCAGATGTCGCTGTCCGCCGTGCACCTCGCCGACGGCACCGACGAGCAGCAGGTGCTGCGGCTCGCGGGCGCCGCCGAACACGGCTCCGAGCACCCCATCGCCCGCGCCATCGCCCGCGGCGCCGCCGACCGCGTCGGCGAACTGCCCGTCGCCACCGACTTCGGCAACGTCGAAGGCCTCGGCGTGCGGGCCACCGTCGACGGGCACCAGGTCAGCATCGGGCGCCTTTTCGACGGCGAGCTGCCCGCCGCGCTGCGCGACGCCAAGACCGCCGCGGAGAACGCCGGCCGCACCGCCGTCGTCCTCGCCTGGGACGGCGCCGCGCGAGCCGTGCTCGACGTCGCCGACACCGTGAAACCCTCCTCCGCTGAAGCCGTGCGCGGGCTCCGCGACCTCGGGTTGCGGCCCGTGCTCCTGACCGGCGACAACGAGGCCGTGGCCAGGACCGTCGCCACCGAAGTCGGCATCGACGAGGTCATCGCCGAAGTCCTGCCGCAGGACAAGGCCGCCGTCGTCAGCCGCCTGCAAGGCGAAGGGCGGGCCGTGGCGATGGTCGGTGACGGCATCAACGACGCCGCCGCGCTCGCCCAAGCCGACCTGGGGCTCGCCATGGGCACCGGCACCGACGTGGCGATCGAAGCCTCCGACCTCACCCTCGTCCGGGGCGACCTGCGCGCCGCCGTCGACGCCATCCGGTTGTCCCGCGCCACGTTGCGCACCATCAAGGGCAACCTGTTCTGGGCGTTCGCGTACAACGTCGCCGCCATCCCGCTCGCCGCAGCGGGCCTGCTCAACCCGATGATCGCCGGTGCTGCGATGGCCTTCTCCTCGGCGTTCGTGGTGGCGAACAGCTTGCGGCTGCGCCGCTTCCACCCCACCACCCACCCGCCATCGGAGTGA
- a CDS encoding DUF1015 domain-containing protein produces the protein MGVDIRPFRAWVLAPERLRGLADRHATPWDRVDVENSVRLLDEWKRLEVLAREERPAMYVYEQTGPLGVQRGVISAVHLDSRLLPHEDVAPAHTDAMVELMRAGRMSMPPILLGYGGTDRTAAQLDTAVRQRPLTELRTPDGQQHRVWRLTERSTCGEIIDALHERAALIADGHHRHVAARRFRREVHAAGYGRGPWDYIPALLVDTKRSPMRLRPVHRVLPHVDPWKALAAAQQWFQITALAGPLEEWLDVLRARSYHGAAFIIATPDRAFLLDRPNVEFLQGPCERFPESLRSMHISVLQAFLDVVAESPVLYEPSAPRALHAVRELGGIAAIAFPPSHLDLSAAAATGVRLPVKSTAFGPDPHPALVLRALPSPRRA, from the coding sequence GTGGGAGTCGACATCCGCCCGTTCCGCGCCTGGGTACTCGCGCCCGAGCGGCTGCGCGGCCTCGCTGATCGCCACGCCACTCCGTGGGACCGCGTGGACGTCGAGAACTCGGTGCGGTTGCTGGACGAGTGGAAGCGCCTCGAGGTGCTCGCCCGCGAAGAACGTCCCGCCATGTACGTCTACGAGCAGACCGGTCCGCTTGGCGTGCAACGCGGCGTGATCTCCGCAGTGCACCTGGACAGCCGGCTGCTTCCGCACGAAGACGTCGCACCTGCGCACACCGACGCCATGGTCGAGCTGATGCGCGCTGGACGGATGAGCATGCCGCCGATTCTGCTCGGCTACGGCGGTACCGACCGCACCGCCGCGCAGCTCGACACCGCCGTCCGGCAGCGGCCGCTGACCGAGCTGCGCACTCCGGACGGCCAGCAGCACCGGGTGTGGCGGCTCACCGAACGCTCCACCTGCGGGGAGATCATCGATGCGCTGCACGAGCGGGCCGCGTTGATCGCCGATGGTCACCACCGCCACGTGGCCGCCCGCCGGTTCCGGCGCGAAGTGCACGCCGCCGGGTACGGGCGCGGGCCGTGGGACTACATCCCCGCGTTGCTCGTCGACACCAAGCGCAGCCCGATGCGGTTGCGTCCGGTGCACCGGGTGCTGCCGCACGTCGATCCGTGGAAGGCGCTCGCCGCCGCGCAGCAGTGGTTCCAGATCACCGCGTTGGCTGGGCCGCTGGAGGAGTGGCTCGACGTGCTGCGGGCCCGCTCCTACCACGGGGCCGCGTTCATCATCGCGACGCCGGACCGCGCCTTCTTGCTGGACCGGCCCAACGTCGAGTTCCTGCAGGGACCGTGCGAGCGGTTCCCAGAGTCGTTGCGGTCGATGCACATCTCGGTGCTGCAGGCGTTCCTCGATGTGGTGGCCGAGTCACCCGTGCTGTACGAGCCGAGCGCGCCGCGGGCGTTGCACGCGGTGCGCGAACTCGGCGGCATCGCGGCGATCGCGTTCCCGCCGAGCCACTTGGACCTGTCGGCTGCCGCGGCGACCGGGGTTCGCCTGCCGGTGAAGTCCACGGCGTTCGGCCCGGACCCGCATCCTGCGCTGGTGCTCCGGGCGTTGCCGAGCCCGCGGCGCGCCTGA